In one Diabrotica virgifera virgifera chromosome 5, PGI_DIABVI_V3a genomic region, the following are encoded:
- the LOC126885485 gene encoding uncharacterized protein LOC126885485, with protein MPMKASDFRQLYRKRDIIEQRLNNFIKFIESMTNIAINDLSEDHFSQIEWNTERTESLVTEFDEIQMSIELNCQDQDIQQEYAKRQRLDTIFSKTLSKARTILKRKCSDSSSSESKRLDINHEYSGLEGVKLPPIQLPVFHGDYLTWIEFKDTFEGLIHNNKVLADIQKYHYLRASLKSDALKIIQSLDFSAQNYNSAWQTLCNRFDNSRMLVNNHLKALFEIENLNKESALGLRSMIDSVKKHLFALKSLQLPTEHWDAIMVYLVSGKLDKFSSREWEKRKIDNSLPSLNEFLEFLKNRADFLETIELSNVTKPDYKSNYQDKRSRSLLTSKSRSCNFCKQNHLIYLCEEFLKLSVTQRWDKIKQLNLCRNCLCTGHSYKQCKSFGCKICKAKHSSLLHENKPSDIHVKENSSINFNPNNDSENEPNKVKLSTNTSENNVNRNEIVLKNNCSNNDYVLLSTAKVRVYDRYGNTHIARVILDSGSQSCFITEDFLMFLINLGDLCLNGLGAVQGGEYGRKVLFIIG; from the exons ATGCCTATGAAAGCTTCTGATTTTCGTCAATTATATCGCAAAAGAGATATAATTGAACAAagattaaacaattttattaaatttatagaGTCGATGACAAATATCGCGATTAATGATTTAAGCGAAGACCATTTTTCGCAAATAGAATGGAATACTGAAAGAACTGAAAGTTTAGTTACGGAATTTGATGAAATCCAAATGTCAATTGAATTAAATTGTCAGGATCAAGATATTCAGCAAGAGTATGCGAAAAGACAACGATTAGATActatattttcaaaaactttgTCTAAAGCAAGAACGATTTTAAAAAGAAAATGTTCCGATTCATCCAGTTCAGAGTCGAAAAGGTTAGATATAAATCATGAATATAGTGGATTAGAAGGTGTCAAATTACCTCCTATTCAGTTACCTGTCTTTCATGGAGACTATTTGACGTGGATTGAGTTTAAAGATACTTTTGAAGGGTTAATTCATAATAATAAAGTATTGGCAGATATtcaaaaatatcattatttaCGTGCGAGTTTAAAAAGTGATGCATTGAAAATTATACAAAGTTTAGATTTTTCTGCACAAAATTACAATTCTGCATGGCAGACTCTATGCAACAGATTTGACAACTCTCGGATGTTAGTAAACAAtcatttaaaagctctttttgagattgaaaatttaaataaagaatcTGCATTAGGTCTTAGAAGCATGATAGATTCAGTTAAAAAGCATTTATTCGCTTTAAAATCACTTCAACTACCGACTGAACATTGGGATGCTATTATGGTGTATTTGGTAAGTGGTAAATTGGATAAATTTAGTTCTAGGGAAtgggaaaaaagaaaaatagataattCTTTGCCAAGTTTAAACGAATTTCTTGAATTCTTGAAGAATCGTGCTGATTTTTTGGAAACTATAGAGTTAAGCAATGTGACAAAACCGGATTATAAATCTAATTACCAAGATAAACGCTCTAGATCTCTGCTAACTAGTAAAAGCAGaagttgtaatttttgtaaacaaaatcaTTTGATTTACCTATGTGAAGAATTTCTTAAACTTTCAGTAACCCAAAGATgggataaaataaaacaattaaatttATGCCGAAATTGTTTATGTACCGGACATTCCTACAAACAATGTAAATCGTTCGGTTGTAAGATATGTAAAGCCAAACACAGTTCTCTTTTACATGAAAATAAACCATCTGATATTCATGTTAAAGAAAACAGTTCAATTAATTTTAACCCGAACAATGATTCCGAGAATGAACCAAATAAAGTTAAGTTGTCAACTAATACTTCAGAAAATAATGTTAATAGAAATGagattgttttaaaaaataattgttcaAATAATGATTATGTACTGTTGAGTACTGCTAAAGTTAGAGTATATGATAGATACGGAAATACTCATATCGCACGAGTAATCCTAGATTCAGGGAGCCAATCATGTTTTATTACAGAGGATTTTCTAA TGTTCCTCATTAACTTAGGTGATTTGTGTTTGAACGGTCTTGGAGCTGTTCAAGGCGGGGAGTATGGACGaaaagtattatttattattggatAG